A section of the Pediococcus inopinatus genome encodes:
- a CDS encoding THUMP domain-containing class I SAM-dependent RNA methyltransferase: MQKFELMATCASGIEALVGRELRDLGYDVQVENGRVRFEGTIEDILRTNLWLRTADRVKIIVSEFEAKTFDDLFELTKKVSWDKLLPIDASFPVEGRSRNSQLHSVPDAQAIVKKAIVNQLSETYHRRTRLPETGAVYPLEVAINKDQVQLTLDTTGDSLFKRGYRIGKGGAPMKENMAAALVMLTSWKSDMPFVDPVCGSGTIAIEAALIGQNIAPGFNRNFIFEKWDWVPASVSEQLRDEADEKADYDAKLDITGYDIDQNMVDIAKKNAIEAGLGDVVSFKQLAVKDFKTDKLNGVIVANPPYGQRLSDQQSVRKLYREMGQTYKPLSTWSKYILTSDLEFEQFYGSRSTKRRKLYNGALRTDLFQYWGKPIWHHDGKREKK; this comes from the coding sequence ATGCAAAAATTTGAATTAATGGCAACATGTGCAAGTGGGATTGAAGCGTTGGTCGGTAGAGAACTACGCGATTTAGGATATGACGTTCAAGTTGAGAACGGACGAGTTCGTTTTGAAGGGACAATTGAGGATATTTTGCGCACAAATCTGTGGTTAAGAACAGCGGATCGTGTAAAGATTATTGTGAGTGAATTTGAAGCGAAGACGTTTGATGATCTATTTGAACTCACAAAAAAAGTTAGCTGGGATAAATTATTGCCCATTGATGCGAGTTTTCCAGTTGAAGGTCGTTCTAGAAATTCACAATTGCACAGTGTGCCAGATGCACAGGCAATTGTAAAAAAGGCGATCGTTAATCAACTTTCAGAGACTTATCATCGAAGAACCCGTTTGCCTGAGACAGGGGCAGTGTATCCTCTTGAAGTTGCGATTAACAAGGACCAGGTACAGCTAACCCTCGATACCACTGGTGACAGCCTATTTAAAAGGGGTTACCGGATTGGTAAGGGTGGCGCACCAATGAAAGAAAACATGGCAGCAGCTTTAGTTATGCTGACCAGTTGGAAATCAGACATGCCATTTGTTGATCCTGTCTGCGGTTCAGGAACAATTGCCATTGAGGCCGCACTTATTGGTCAAAATATAGCACCAGGATTTAATCGTAATTTCATTTTCGAAAAATGGGATTGGGTTCCTGCAAGTGTCAGTGAACAATTACGTGATGAAGCAGATGAAAAAGCTGATTATGATGCTAAACTCGATATTACAGGCTATGATATCGATCAAAATATGGTAGATATTGCTAAGAAAAATGCCATTGAGGCTGGTTTGGGAGATGTTGTTTCCTTTAAACAGTTAGCTGTAAAAGATTTTAAGACTGACAAGTTGAATGGCGTTATAGTGGCCAACCCTCCTTATGGACAACGTTTGAGTGATCAACAAAGTGTTCGTAAATTGTATCGGGAGATGGGTCAAACATATAAACCACTTTCAACTTGGAGTAAATACATCTTAACTAGTGATTTAGAATTCGAACAATTCTATGGATCTCGTTCAACGAAGCGGCGAAAACTGTATAATGGTGCCTTAAGAACGGATTTATTCCAGTATTGGGGAAAACCAATTTGGCACCATGACGGAAAGCGTGAAAAAAAGTAA
- a CDS encoding NAD(P)/FAD-dependent oxidoreductase: MKKSKMKKVAIIGGGIVGATAAYLLSKESKYAVTLYDSGEYQATKAAAGIISPWLSKRRNRQWYALAKDGAAYISELAEETQMEPDTYLKSGTIVTRKQPADVDELEQLALKRRESAPEMGEIKRVNAENIRHLLPLVTADLEDIFISGGARIDGDRFVSHLLKLGEKHGLKVINNQVKLVNEQTVLMDEKEKTFDYIFVCAGPGINELLDSLNYEVLVHPQKGQLIELAVPKYPTDISAPVLMPEGEKDFMPLGHGKLIIGATHENNPENKTDFTEAALHELLTSAMRIDNNLKEKDLVGTRVGMRAFTDDFAPFFGWLANSQHILVASGLGSSGLTTGPLIAKLMVSLLESPHLFSNYEKEISNYVHEKG, encoded by the coding sequence GTGAAAAAAAGTAAAATGAAAAAAGTTGCGATTATAGGTGGCGGAATTGTTGGCGCCACTGCGGCTTATTTATTAAGTAAAGAATCTAAATATGCGGTAACCTTGTATGATTCTGGTGAGTACCAGGCAACCAAAGCTGCGGCCGGAATTATATCTCCTTGGTTATCCAAACGCCGTAATCGTCAGTGGTACGCTTTAGCAAAAGATGGTGCTGCCTACATTTCTGAATTAGCTGAGGAAACACAAATGGAACCTGATACGTATTTAAAGTCAGGTACCATCGTAACTCGAAAACAACCAGCTGATGTAGACGAGCTAGAACAGCTTGCGCTAAAAAGGCGAGAGTCAGCTCCTGAGATGGGAGAAATCAAGCGGGTGAACGCTGAAAATATTCGTCATCTTTTGCCCCTTGTAACAGCTGACCTTGAAGACATCTTTATAAGTGGTGGTGCGCGCATTGATGGTGATCGGTTTGTTAGCCATTTACTAAAGCTCGGTGAAAAACATGGTTTAAAAGTTATAAATAACCAAGTGAAACTTGTTAATGAACAAACGGTTTTAATGGATGAAAAGGAAAAAACCTTCGATTATATTTTTGTTTGTGCCGGACCTGGAATTAATGAGTTACTTGATTCATTAAATTATGAAGTTCTTGTACACCCTCAAAAAGGACAACTGATTGAATTGGCTGTTCCAAAATATCCAACTGACATATCTGCACCAGTCCTCATGCCAGAAGGAGAAAAAGATTTCATGCCACTTGGACATGGTAAATTAATTATTGGTGCTACACATGAAAATAATCCAGAGAATAAAACGGATTTTACTGAGGCTGCATTACATGAATTATTAACAAGTGCCATGCGAATCGATAATAATTTAAAGGAGAAGGACCTGGTTGGCACTAGAGTTGGTATGCGGGCTTTTACAGACGATTTTGCGCCATTTTTTGGGTGGCTGGCAAATAGTCAGCACATCCTCGTTGCATCTGGATTAGGATCGTCAGGTTTAACCACTGGTCCTCTAATTGCTAAACTGATGGTTTCTTTATTAGAATCACCTCATTTGTTCTCGAATTATGAAAAAGAAATTTCAAATTACGTTCATGAGAAAGGATAG
- a CDS encoding EbsA family protein: MESSKSRFYYQPAFLASISSWSWTLLILIMGVIFWLEVTHFNWITALFFVLFIVVILVQTLTRTIFIQNKQLIINRTLQKNWLVINIDALSSIRETKIGIEFIYNSGTRRFYLTKKQRKAILQIINKSQQELMR, translated from the coding sequence ATGGAATCATCTAAATCTCGCTTTTATTATCAACCAGCTTTTTTGGCAAGTATTTCATCATGGTCGTGGACACTCTTGATTCTAATCATGGGAGTGATTTTTTGGCTTGAAGTGACACATTTTAATTGGATCACGGCCCTATTCTTTGTCTTGTTCATTGTGGTAATTTTAGTTCAAACTTTAACTCGAACCATTTTTATACAAAATAAGCAACTCATCATTAATCGAACACTGCAAAAAAATTGGTTGGTTATTAATATTGATGCTTTAAGTTCCATACGAGAAACCAAAATTGGAATCGAATTTATATACAACTCAGGAACTCGTCGCTTTTATCTGACGAAAAAACAAAGAAAAGCAATCCTTCAAATAATTAATAAAAGTCAACAAGAACTTATGAGGTAG
- a CDS encoding formate--tetrahydrofolate ligase, whose protein sequence is MTDIEIAQNTKMDKIGRVAAQVGLSEDDIEMYGSYKAKITLPLKATKSTKEKLILVTSINPTPAGEGKSTVTVGLGDALRKLNKNAMIALREPSLGPVMGMKGGATGGGYAQVVPMEDINLHFTGDMHALTTANNTLAALIDNHMQQGNALGIDQRRIVWKRVLDINDRALRNIVIGLGGPVQGVPREDGFDITVASELMAILCLSKSLHDLKARINRIVIGYTTDRNPITVQDLQVGGAIATLLKDAIKPNLVQTLAHTPAIVHGGPFANIAHGCNSVLATRTAMSLADYTVTEAGFGADLGAEKFLDIKVPVLGKHPDTIVIVATVKALKLNGGQALQELDTENLSALKKGVVNLTHHIKSMAQYGVPVVVAINRYTQDTDREINYVKEVCDDFGVQALDTDVWAKGGDGALDLAQTVVETVEKPATFKPLYSADTDLTEKIQTIVTKIYGGKHVEYSKKALNQMKRFKQNGWDKLPVCMAKTQYSLSDDPKKLGEPHDFTIHVKEFIPKLGAGFIVAMTGNVLTMPGLPKRPAALNIDISDDGKISGLF, encoded by the coding sequence ATGACAGATATTGAAATTGCACAAAACACCAAAATGGATAAAATCGGGCGTGTCGCTGCTCAAGTTGGGTTAAGTGAAGATGACATTGAGATGTATGGATCATATAAAGCCAAAATTACATTGCCTTTAAAAGCAACCAAATCGACAAAAGAAAAATTGATTCTAGTTACATCGATTAATCCAACTCCGGCCGGAGAAGGAAAATCTACGGTTACAGTTGGTTTAGGTGACGCTTTGCGAAAATTAAATAAGAATGCCATGATCGCATTACGCGAACCTTCTTTAGGCCCAGTGATGGGTATGAAAGGCGGGGCAACTGGGGGCGGATATGCACAAGTTGTTCCTATGGAAGATATTAACCTACACTTTACAGGCGATATGCATGCCTTAACAACTGCCAATAATACTCTAGCAGCCTTGATTGATAATCATATGCAACAGGGTAATGCTTTGGGAATTGATCAACGGCGAATTGTTTGGAAACGGGTTTTAGATATTAATGATCGGGCCTTAAGAAATATCGTAATTGGTCTTGGTGGACCCGTTCAAGGGGTTCCTCGTGAAGACGGTTTCGACATTACAGTGGCTAGTGAGTTAATGGCAATTTTGTGTTTGTCTAAAAGTTTGCACGATTTAAAAGCTCGCATTAACCGGATTGTCATTGGTTATACGACAGACCGGAACCCCATTACTGTTCAAGATCTACAAGTTGGTGGAGCGATTGCAACATTATTGAAAGATGCAATCAAACCTAATTTGGTGCAAACTCTTGCCCACACACCTGCAATTGTGCATGGGGGGCCGTTTGCAAATATTGCCCATGGATGTAACAGTGTGCTGGCAACAAGAACCGCCATGAGTTTGGCCGACTATACAGTTACTGAGGCTGGTTTTGGGGCCGATCTTGGTGCAGAAAAGTTTCTTGATATCAAAGTACCAGTTTTGGGAAAGCATCCCGATACCATCGTCATAGTAGCAACTGTTAAGGCATTAAAGCTAAATGGCGGTCAAGCTTTGCAGGAACTTGATACAGAAAATTTAAGTGCCCTTAAAAAGGGTGTGGTTAATTTAACGCATCATATTAAAAGTATGGCTCAATATGGTGTTCCGGTTGTGGTAGCAATTAATCGTTACACCCAAGATACTGATCGTGAAATTAATTATGTAAAAGAAGTTTGTGATGACTTTGGCGTTCAAGCGTTAGACACGGATGTATGGGCAAAAGGCGGAGATGGCGCGTTAGACTTAGCTCAAACTGTGGTGGAAACAGTTGAAAAACCGGCTACTTTCAAGCCACTTTATTCGGCAGATACCGACTTAACCGAAAAAATTCAAACAATAGTGACTAAAATTTACGGTGGCAAGCATGTTGAATATTCTAAAAAAGCACTAAATCAAATGAAACGATTCAAACAAAATGGCTGGGATAAGTTACCTGTATGTATGGCTAAAACGCAATATTCTTTATCAGACGATCCTAAGAAGTTAGGTGAACCACATGATTTTACAATTCATGTTAAGGAATTCATTCCTAAATTAGGCGCTGGATTTATTGTAGCAATGACGGGAAATGTGCTAACTATGCCAGGATTACCAAAACGTCCGGCTGCCTTGAATATTGACATTAGTGATGACGGAAAGATTAGCGGGTTATTTTAA
- the lspA gene encoding signal peptidase II, translating to MVKQRRRILFIVDILIIVGMIVIDQFVKLWTTLHVGLNEVHQFIPGILSLTNLRNDGAAWSILQGKTTFFYLITIVALGVLIYFLYQTRGHWLYQISLSFMIAGAFGNFVDRVRLKYVVDMFQIDFINFPIFNVADLSLTIGVILLFVAIIKEDQLEG from the coding sequence ATGGTGAAGCAAAGACGTAGAATACTGTTTATTGTCGATATTTTAATCATCGTAGGCATGATTGTTATAGACCAATTTGTGAAACTTTGGACAACTTTGCACGTTGGGTTGAATGAGGTTCATCAATTTATTCCGGGAATTCTGTCTCTAACAAACCTTAGAAATGATGGAGCAGCCTGGAGTATTTTACAAGGAAAAACAACTTTCTTCTATTTAATAACGATTGTAGCTTTGGGTGTTTTAATTTATTTTTTGTATCAAACTCGAGGACATTGGCTTTATCAAATTAGCTTGAGTTTTATGATTGCTGGGGCGTTTGGCAATTTTGTCGACAGAGTTAGATTGAAATACGTAGTGGACATGTTTCAGATTGATTTTATTAATTTCCCAATCTTTAATGTGGCTGACTTATCATTAACAATCGGTGTTATTTTACTTTTTGTAGCAATAATTAAAGAGGACCAATTGGAGGGCTAA